The proteins below come from a single Maylandia zebra isolate NMK-2024a linkage group LG23, Mzebra_GT3a, whole genome shotgun sequence genomic window:
- the LOC101472576 gene encoding high-affinity choline transporter 1-like produces the protein MALHISGLITMVIFYLLVLGIGIWAFLKSKKMEKNSAGGQVEVSFLANRRVTLAVGVFTMTATWVGGAFIIGVAETVYDPTKGLIWALIPLQISVSFIIGGLFFAKPMRDKNYITMMDPFQRKYGTTLTGLLAIIPFISEVMWVPVTLISLGVTLSVFSDLPLSLCIWISAAVAIVYTVLGGLYSVAFTDVIQLSLVFCSLWLCAPFVLASDVYTDLRQTAFNHTFQAPWLGRLEPDDVWIWIDNFLAMSVGNLAFQDFYQRTLSSSSTATARMICFIAAGVVIVLGIPPVLIGAVAASTDWNLTSYGSPSPYERGEAAMALPIILLHLTPTAVFVVAMGAIAGAAMSSTDSCLLAATSIFTTNIYTLVRHQVSEKELQWVIRLSIVVVGTVGTSLTYLDSRTLAFWILSSDLTYTVMLPQLICILFVGSSNAYGAVAGYVVAFVMRVLCGEPVFNLPPILRFPGCSLEDGVYVQRWPFKTTCMLSSLVTILVFSYATSLLFNKGILPERWDLFRVKTQEETAPADGARLGENDKHASEPMLDTRC, from the exons ATGGCTCTCCATATATCTGGTCTAATAACGATGGTCATCTTTTATTTGTTGGTGCTGGGGATTGGGATCTGGGCTTTTTTGAAATCTAAGAAGATGGAGAAAAATTCAGCTGGTGGACAGGTGGAAGTTTCTTTTTTGGCTAATCGGAGGGTCACCTTGGCAGTGGGCGTCTTCACCATGACAG CTACTTGGGTTGGAGGTGCCTTTATCATTGGAGTTGCAGAGACTGTTTATGACCCCACAAAGGGGTTAATCTGGGCTCTCATTCCTCTACAAATATCAGTTTCATTCATCATCG GTGGTCTGTTCTTCGCAAAGCCGATGCGGGATAAAAATTACATCACCATGATGGATCCCTTTCAGAGGAAGTATGGGACAACACTGACCGGGCTTCTCGCCATCATCCCTTTCATAAGTGAAGTCATGTGGGTTCCTGTCACGCTGATTTCCTTGG GAGTCACACTTTCCGTCTTTTCCGATCTGCCCTTAAGTCTCTGCATCTGGATCTCTGCTGCGGTGGCCATCGTCTACACAGTTCTTGGAGGTCTCTATTCAGTTGCTTTTACTGATGTCATCCAGTTATCACTGGTGTTTTGTAGCTTG tggttGTGTGCTCCCTTCGTTCTGGCGAGTGATGTCTACACCGACCTCCGTCAAACGGCTTTCAACCACACATTTCAGGCGCCCTGGCTCGGCCGCCTTGAGCCTGATGACGTGTGGATATGGATCGATAATTTTCTCGCAATG AGTGTTGGAAATTTGGCGTTTCAGGACTTCTATCAGAGGACACTCTCCTCCAGCTCCACGGCCACGGCCAGAATGATTTGTTTCATAGCGGCAGGTGTGGTCATTGTTCTGGGAATTCCACCTGTGCTGATCGGAGCTGTTGCAGCATCAACAG ACTGGAACCTGACCTCTTATGGCTCACCTTCACCCTATGAGCGAGGAGAGGCTGCCATGGCGTTGCCCATTATCCTTTTGCATCTTACCCCCACCGCTGTTTTCGTTGTCGCCATGGGAGCCATCGCCGGCGCTGCCATGTCATCCACTGACTCGTGCCTGCTGGCGGCAACCTCCATCTTCACCACCAACATCTACACCCTCGTTAGGCATCAG GTATCAGAGAAAGAGCTGCAGTGGGTGATCCGCCTCTCCATAGTGGTCGTAGGGACTGTAGGAACCTCACTCACCTACCTGGACAGCAGAACGTTGGCCTTCTGGATCCTCAGCTCTGACTTGACCTACACCGTCATGCTCCCCCAGCTGATCTGCATCCTCTTCGTCGGATCATCCAATGCCTACGGGGCTGTGGCAGGTTACGTTGTTGCCTTTGTGATGAGAGTGCTGTGTGGCGAGCCGGTGTTCAACCTTCCCCCCATCCTGCGTTTCCCTGGCTGCTCTCTGGAGGATGGTGTTTATGTGCAGCGCTGGCCTTTCAAGACCACTTGCATGCTGTCCTCTCTGGTCACCATCCTGGTATTTTCTTATGCGACATCGCTCTTGTTCAACAAGGGGATCCTCCCAGAGAGGTGGGACCTGTTCAGGGTGAAGACTCAAGAAGAAACAGCACCAGCAGATG